Proteins encoded within one genomic window of Pedobacter africanus:
- a CDS encoding ATP-binding protein produces MKFYGRQNELEILTASRIQSTRTACFTVIIGRRRIGKTSLLLASVQDQPYIYLFVSRKNEQLLSSQFQEEIEKAMDFKIYGTMTSFRDVFEQLLVYSIDKHYTLIIDEFQEFEYVNPAIFSDIQYLWDKYKDQAKMNFIVCGSVYSMMLKIFENRKEPLFGRLTSKMIIKPFPVSTMKEILKDYHPNYKPEDLLCLYAITGGVAKYITLLMEAGATTVKKIFDYVTRTDSPFLSEGKDLLISEFGKEYGTYFSILQLIAAGKTTQPEIDSIVGKNTGAYLSNLENEYSLVSRSKPMFAKPETRKSRWNISDNFLRFWFRFIYPNQSMLELGKNELLREYINVHYTQYSGHLLEKYFRDKLAEGRITAIGSYWDGKGENEIDIIALNDLDKTAIIAEVKRNTKKINIELLKTKALSIQKQLGNYEVELKGYSLEDM; encoded by the coding sequence ATGAAGTTTTATGGTCGACAAAACGAATTAGAAATACTAACTGCCAGCCGGATTCAATCTACCAGAACCGCTTGTTTTACAGTAATAATTGGTCGCAGGAGAATTGGCAAAACCTCTTTATTGTTAGCCTCTGTTCAAGATCAGCCATATATATATTTATTCGTTTCACGTAAAAATGAACAATTATTAAGTTCCCAATTTCAAGAGGAGATTGAAAAGGCAATGGATTTTAAAATATATGGTACAATGACATCATTTCGTGATGTATTTGAACAGCTATTGGTCTATTCGATTGACAAGCATTACACCTTAATTATCGATGAATTTCAGGAGTTTGAATATGTAAATCCAGCTATTTTTAGTGATATTCAGTACCTGTGGGATAAATACAAAGATCAGGCGAAGATGAATTTCATTGTGTGTGGTTCAGTCTATTCGATGATGCTAAAAATTTTTGAAAACAGAAAGGAACCTTTATTTGGACGTTTAACTTCTAAAATGATTATAAAGCCTTTTCCGGTGAGTACAATGAAGGAAATTCTTAAAGACTATCACCCTAACTATAAACCGGAAGATTTATTGTGCTTATATGCTATTACAGGTGGCGTAGCGAAATACATCACTTTGCTTATGGAGGCGGGGGCTACTACTGTCAAAAAGATCTTCGATTATGTAACACGTACAGATTCTCCTTTCCTTTCCGAAGGTAAAGACCTGTTGATATCGGAGTTTGGAAAGGAATATGGAACCTATTTTTCCATTTTACAGCTTATTGCTGCCGGTAAAACGACACAACCAGAGATTGACTCGATTGTTGGTAAGAATACAGGTGCCTATTTAAGTAACCTTGAAAACGAATATTCATTGGTAAGCAGGAGCAAGCCGATGTTTGCTAAACCAGAGACACGTAAATCAAGGTGGAACATTAGCGACAATTTTTTAAGGTTCTGGTTCCGTTTCATTTACCCGAACCAATCCATGCTTGAATTAGGTAAGAATGAACTTCTTAGAGAGTATATCAATGTACATTATACACAGTACAGTGGCCACCTGCTGGAAAAATATTTTCGAGATAAACTGGCAGAAGGCAGAATAACAGCCATAGGAAGTTATTGGGACGGGAAGGGAGAAAATGAAATTGACATCATTGCACTTAACGATCTGGATAAGACCGCTATTATAGCAGAAGTTAAACGCAATACCAAAAAGATTAACATTGAATTACTGAAAACCAAGGCACTCAGTATACAAAAGCAGTTGGGTAATTATGAAGTCGAATTGAAAGGTTATTCCCTGGAAGACATGTAA
- a CDS encoding helix-turn-helix domain-containing protein, which produces MRIVLTQIEATYDLELMEQQFYTELGIAIRSYRRSKNLSQDYMAKKLNISQTAYSKIEAGKSGFSAFRLRHIFKILGIDPRIIIAPILEG; this is translated from the coding sequence ATGAGAATAGTTTTAACGCAGATCGAAGCCACTTATGATTTGGAACTCATGGAACAGCAGTTTTACACTGAACTGGGTATCGCTATCCGTAGCTACAGGAGGTCAAAGAATTTGTCGCAGGATTACATGGCCAAAAAGCTGAATATTTCGCAGACTGCCTATAGTAAAATAGAAGCCGGGAAGTCTGGTTTTTCTGCCTTCAGGCTAAGGCACATTTTTAAAATTTTAGGGATAGATCCGCGCATCATAATCGCACCCATTTTAGAGGGTTGA
- a CDS encoding DUF6443 domain-containing protein: MKRYLNLMPERAWKYITVCLLTGFTGANAQHITRNAYNNETEIKATGSVTLTDGFHIPAGKTVRIFTGASFKECVPFAGILSTDQNYVSTKIFKVPQVLTDNDVALAGRSTCDVNQTVQYFDGLGRPLQTVTVQGSPSFKDLVQPVAYDAFGREQFKYLPYVATAGSNGAFKTGAVAAQAAFYASPSAGVASISGAFSEIRFEASPLNRVQEQGAPGTSWQLAANGTGHTLKTEYGSNNASAAYSTTGFAVRLYTAVPVTASGQEHQRTLSGTGYYTANELYLTISKDENWVSNDGKAGTTEEYKDKEGRVVLKRLFNRKPDNSIETLSTYYVYDDLGNLSFVLPPGANPDAEAVPSATVQDNFCYQYRYDGRKRLIEKKIPGKGWEDMVYNKLDQLVLSRDAEQRNSQKWLFTKYDALGRVVMTGLHSNATERVNLQPLVDAQGTLWESRDNANSNSTGTGYTNLTLPNTGIETYLTINYYDDYDFHGNSFPPPNGTTQMPAARTKGLQTGSFVYQLGSSTTRYLSVNYYDEEGRIIRTAADNHLGGKDYVDNTWNFAGELTASTRSHTGASGPATTIATRYDYDHMGRKLATMQSINGQPEVVLSKLAYNEIGQLLKKELHSNDNGGSFLQKTDYAYNERGWLNNTTSDQFSMRLKYDVGTYPQYNGNIANQEWGAGNSYPNVYTYDYDKLNRLKSGVSTGVVMSEFLTYDVMGNIASMNRDGAGVSTYNYANNDNKLTSISGPLATGTYMYDLNGNATTDGRTGVTIGYNILNLPSTVSKSGLSMSYVYDAAGGKLRKVSSSEATSDYVDGIQYTGGAIDFIMTEEGKARNNGGTYVYEYNLTDHLGNVRYTFNQHPSTYQLQQLQADNYYPFGKQRVASAGVNKYLYNGKELQNELGQLDYGARFYDPEIGRWNVVDPLAEKFLSVNPYNYTDNNPVNNIDPNGMETYYGEEAQGMFRQMQTQMASRPPDEYYIDANGNRTKVSNKGGTVYDYYNFAAGTNDPLSGKTLVVSHSDEKTIPVNGKVPNLQAKKYLDAAASINSGLGNIAEAGEIVVSSSFSASSRVLSTSKVLGVLKNLGTATFVTEGVIEVGLGVTGNQTKGETMKNVGISTIAWGISSVASAGAGFVIGGGLKLATQDLKLKGNYSSNPMIKQADATRYVIPIIK, encoded by the coding sequence ATGAAAAGATATCTGAATTTAATGCCTGAAAGGGCATGGAAATATATAACTGTTTGTTTGCTGACCGGGTTTACTGGTGCGAATGCGCAGCATATTACTCGTAATGCATATAACAATGAAACCGAAATTAAAGCTACTGGTAGTGTAACCTTGACTGATGGATTTCATATCCCTGCGGGTAAAACGGTAAGGATCTTTACCGGGGCAAGTTTTAAGGAATGCGTGCCTTTTGCTGGAATATTGAGTACAGATCAGAACTATGTGAGTACGAAAATATTCAAAGTTCCGCAGGTATTAACCGATAACGATGTAGCCCTTGCCGGGCGCAGTACCTGCGATGTAAACCAAACGGTGCAGTACTTTGACGGGCTGGGCAGGCCATTACAAACAGTAACTGTACAGGGTAGTCCTTCGTTTAAGGATCTGGTGCAGCCGGTGGCCTATGATGCCTTTGGCAGGGAGCAGTTTAAGTATTTGCCTTATGTGGCAACAGCCGGAAGCAATGGCGCTTTTAAAACTGGCGCTGTAGCAGCACAGGCCGCTTTTTATGCCAGTCCTTCGGCTGGGGTAGCTTCAATCAGCGGGGCATTTTCAGAGATACGTTTTGAAGCCTCACCATTAAACCGGGTGCAGGAACAGGGCGCGCCGGGAACTAGCTGGCAGCTTGCTGCCAATGGCACTGGCCATACCCTAAAAACTGAATACGGCTCAAATAATGCTTCGGCCGCTTATAGCACTACAGGATTTGCCGTGAGGTTATATACTGCGGTGCCTGTAACGGCCAGCGGTCAGGAGCACCAAAGAACCCTTTCCGGAACAGGGTATTATACAGCTAACGAGTTGTACCTGACCATCAGTAAAGATGAGAACTGGGTAAGTAACGATGGCAAGGCTGGAACGACAGAAGAATACAAAGATAAGGAAGGCCGTGTGGTGCTGAAACGCTTGTTTAACCGGAAACCAGACAATAGCATTGAGACCCTGAGTACCTATTACGTTTATGATGATCTGGGCAACCTGAGTTTTGTGTTGCCACCGGGCGCTAACCCAGATGCCGAAGCAGTGCCTTCAGCAACTGTTCAGGACAATTTCTGTTACCAGTACCGCTATGATGGCCGAAAGAGGTTGATAGAAAAGAAAATCCCAGGCAAGGGCTGGGAAGATATGGTATACAACAAGTTGGACCAACTGGTGCTGAGCCGTGATGCAGAACAGCGGAACAGCCAAAAATGGCTGTTTACCAAATATGATGCTTTGGGCAGGGTAGTGATGACTGGCCTGCATTCCAATGCAACCGAAAGAGTCAACTTGCAGCCGCTTGTAGATGCGCAGGGCACTTTATGGGAAAGCAGGGATAATGCCAATAGCAATAGCACAGGTACGGGTTATACGAATTTAACCTTACCAAACACCGGTATTGAAACCTACTTAACCATCAATTATTATGATGATTATGATTTTCATGGCAACAGTTTTCCTCCGCCTAATGGGACAACCCAAATGCCTGCGGCAAGAACAAAAGGACTCCAGACCGGTAGTTTTGTATACCAGTTGGGCAGCAGCACTACCCGTTACCTGAGCGTAAACTATTATGATGAAGAAGGAAGAATAATCCGCACTGCAGCAGATAACCATTTGGGTGGTAAAGATTATGTAGACAATACCTGGAACTTTGCCGGAGAACTGACAGCCAGTACCAGAAGCCACACCGGTGCTTCTGGGCCGGCTACTACGATTGCTACCCGTTATGATTATGACCATATGGGCCGAAAGCTTGCCACGATGCAATCCATAAACGGGCAACCCGAAGTGGTGCTGAGCAAACTGGCTTACAATGAAATTGGTCAGCTGCTGAAAAAAGAACTGCACAGCAACGATAACGGCGGCAGCTTTTTACAAAAGACGGATTATGCTTATAACGAAAGGGGCTGGCTGAACAACACCACCTCAGACCAGTTTAGCATGAGGCTGAAATATGATGTGGGAACTTATCCTCAGTACAATGGGAACATTGCCAACCAGGAATGGGGAGCAGGTAACAGTTATCCGAATGTTTACACTTATGATTATGATAAGCTGAACCGTTTAAAAAGCGGTGTAAGTACAGGTGTGGTAATGAGCGAGTTCCTGACTTATGATGTGATGGGTAACATTGCTTCGATGAATAGGGATGGTGCCGGTGTAAGTACTTACAATTATGCAAATAACGACAATAAGCTAACTAGTATCAGCGGCCCACTTGCAACAGGTACTTATATGTATGACCTGAATGGCAATGCTACTACCGATGGAAGGACTGGGGTAACGATAGGGTACAACATCCTGAACTTGCCATCTACTGTAAGCAAATCAGGCCTAAGCATGAGTTATGTTTATGATGCGGCGGGCGGTAAGCTAAGGAAAGTAAGCAGCAGCGAAGCCACCTCTGATTATGTGGATGGGATACAATACACTGGAGGTGCAATTGATTTCATTATGACCGAGGAAGGAAAAGCCAGGAACAATGGAGGCACTTATGTTTATGAGTACAACCTGACGGATCATTTGGGTAATGTAAGGTATACTTTCAATCAGCATCCAAGTACCTATCAGCTTCAACAGTTACAGGCAGATAATTATTACCCTTTCGGAAAACAGAGGGTTGCAAGTGCAGGAGTAAATAAATATCTTTACAATGGCAAGGAGTTGCAGAATGAGCTGGGACAGCTCGATTATGGAGCGAGGTTTTATGATCCGGAGATTGGAAGGTGGAATGTGGTGGATCCGTTGGCGGAGAAGTTTTTATCTGTTAACCCCTACAATTATACAGATAACAATCCTGTAAACAATATCGATCCGAATGGTATGGAAACATATTATGGGGAAGAAGCGCAGGGAATGTTTCGACAAATGCAAACTCAAATGGCTTCCAGACCTCCAGACGAGTATTATATCGATGCTAATGGTAATAGAACTAAGGTTAGTAATAAGGGAGGGACTGTCTATGATTATTATAATTTTGCAGCCGGGACAAATGACCCCCTATCTGGTAAAACGCTAGTTGTTTCTCACTCTGATGAGAAGACTATCCCTGTGAATGGTAAAGTGCCAAACTTGCAAGCGAAGAAGTATTTAGATGCTGCAGCGTCAATAAATAGTGGATTAGGAAATATTGCTGAAGCAGGTGAGATAGTAGTTTCCTCTTCATTTTCTGCGAGTTCAAGGGTTTTATCGACTTCAAAAGTTCTTGGTGTGTTGAAAAATTTAGGCACTGCAACTTTTGTAACTGAGGGTGTTATTGAAGTTGGTCTAGGTGTCACCGGAAATCAAACAAAAGGTGAAACTATGAAGAATGTTGGGATATCAACAATAGCTTGGGGAATTAGTTCCGTAGCTTCTGCAGGAGCTGGATTTGTTATCGGAGGAGGGCTTAAGTTGGCTACTCAGGATTTAAAATTAAAAGGAAATTATTCGAGTAATCCTATGATTAAACAGGCTGATGCAACAAGATATGTTATACCAATTATTAAATAG